The Paenibacillus uliginis N3/975 genome has a window encoding:
- the phoU gene encoding phosphate signaling complex protein PhoU yields MIRRIEFDQQLDELRTLLRDMSTHMEEALAAAVSSLQTLDMEKAQNVVKQDTDLNAMEEQIMDIGSRLIVTQQPVAKDLRRILVAFRIASDLERMGDLARDVAKVTIRLQGQQLIKPLVDIPRMADIVRSMVTESIESYLTENTDMAYKMAQVDDQVDHLYSVIFHDLFSHLTGDPESANQAMLLVMVGRYIERIADHATNIGESTVYLVTGHRPDLNQ; encoded by the coding sequence ATGATCCGGAGAATTGAGTTTGATCAGCAGCTCGATGAACTGAGAACGCTGCTGCGGGATATGAGTACGCATATGGAGGAGGCACTGGCGGCTGCCGTGTCATCACTTCAAACATTGGATATGGAAAAAGCTCAAAACGTCGTTAAGCAGGATACCGATTTGAATGCGATGGAAGAGCAAATTATGGATATCGGTTCCCGTCTTATTGTAACTCAGCAGCCTGTAGCGAAGGATTTGCGCCGAATCTTGGTTGCTTTTCGGATTGCGAGTGATCTGGAACGGATGGGTGATCTGGCACGTGACGTTGCGAAGGTAACCATTCGATTGCAAGGCCAACAGCTGATCAAGCCGCTTGTGGACATCCCTCGCATGGCAGATATCGTAAGGTCCATGGTAACGGAATCTATCGAGTCCTATTTGACAGAGAATACGGATATGGCCTATAAGATGGCACAGGTTGATGATCAGGTTGATCATCTTTATAGTGTGATCTTTCATGATCTGTTCTCGCATCTGACTGGTGACCCGGAGTCAGCGAATCAGGCGATGCTGCTCGTCATGGTCGGTCGCTACATTGAACGGATTGCCGATCATGCAACGAATATCGGAGAAAGCACTGTTTATCTGGTGACAGGGCATCGACCAGATCTCAACCAATAA
- the polA gene encoding DNA polymerase I, with product MDKLIVIDGNNIIYRAFFAMPPLTNASGQQTNAVYGFTTMLLRLIDEHKPTHMMVAFDAGKETFRHADFQDYKGKREKTPPELSGQFPLLKELLQGLGVAQFEIKGYEADDIIGTITRQADEQGRQVMVISGDKDMLQLASDHITIGMVRKGVTEIEQYGLAQIKERYDLTPEQIIDLKGLMGDASDNIPGVPGVGEKTALKLLHEFGSVEQVLARTNELKGKMKEKIEDNVESAILSKKLATIFREVPLEQSWDDMKFDGLNQETAGPALAKLEFKSLLERLNLDAGGAGNAEAEQPEAEVEVVTVDVDLLPEVVNLLDQIRVMHVETYGDNPHHASVIGIVLATENLQYYVPFELLKEDTAEPIRNWLADSSIPKRGYDLHRIDLALHWHGIAFAGASFDVHLAAYLLDPTESNQTLSGLAAKYGVSFLTSDEDVFGKGAKYKIPDVEILSKHLARKCAAVAQVIPLQEQELSDNEMLPLFHELEMPLSRILADMEKQGISVNVEDLKQLGREFEEQIKSLVEKIYEIAGTEFNLNSPKQLGEILFVKLELPVVKKTKTGYSTDAEVLEKLAPYHEIVRYILQYRTIAKLQSTYVEGLLKEISPQTGKVHTYYRQTIAATGRLSSQYPNLQNIPIRLEEGRKLRKVFVPSEPGWSILAADYSQIELRVLAHISDDDRLKEAFLHDMDIHTKTAMDVFGVSEEDVDSNMRRSAKAVNFGIVYGISDYGLSQNLNITRKEAAKFIDQYFEVFQGVRRYMDEIVKQAKQYGYVKTLLERRRYLPEINASNFNLRSFAERTAMNTPIQGTAADVIKLAMVHMDAALHERQLKSRMLLQVHDELVFEVPEDEMETMKTLVPEVMSKALELVVPLKSEVSYGKNWYEAK from the coding sequence ATGGACAAGTTGATTGTAATTGATGGAAACAACATTATTTACCGTGCGTTTTTTGCGATGCCTCCGCTTACGAATGCCAGCGGGCAGCAGACAAACGCCGTCTATGGATTTACTACGATGCTGCTTCGTCTGATCGACGAGCATAAGCCTACACATATGATGGTTGCATTTGATGCGGGGAAAGAAACGTTCCGTCATGCGGATTTTCAGGATTATAAAGGCAAGCGCGAGAAGACGCCGCCGGAATTGTCTGGACAGTTCCCACTGCTTAAGGAGCTTTTGCAGGGACTTGGAGTAGCCCAATTCGAGATTAAAGGCTATGAAGCCGACGACATCATCGGTACGATTACCCGGCAGGCTGATGAGCAGGGCCGTCAAGTTATGGTCATTTCAGGGGACAAGGATATGCTGCAGCTGGCCTCTGACCACATCACGATTGGCATGGTCCGCAAAGGCGTGACCGAAATTGAACAGTATGGCCTAGCTCAGATTAAAGAGCGATATGACCTGACACCCGAACAGATTATTGATCTAAAAGGTTTGATGGGGGATGCGTCGGATAACATTCCCGGTGTGCCGGGTGTCGGCGAGAAGACGGCACTTAAACTGCTTCATGAGTTCGGTTCCGTTGAGCAGGTATTAGCCCGAACGAACGAGCTCAAGGGCAAAATGAAGGAAAAGATTGAGGACAATGTCGAGTCTGCCATATTGAGCAAAAAACTGGCGACAATATTCCGCGAGGTTCCGCTGGAACAGTCTTGGGATGATATGAAGTTTGATGGACTAAACCAGGAAACCGCCGGACCGGCACTGGCGAAGTTGGAGTTCAAATCGCTGCTAGAGCGATTGAATCTGGATGCAGGCGGGGCAGGTAACGCAGAAGCAGAGCAGCCTGAAGCCGAGGTTGAAGTAGTGACTGTAGATGTGGACCTTCTTCCGGAGGTCGTAAATCTACTTGATCAAATCAGGGTTATGCATGTGGAAACGTATGGAGATAATCCGCATCATGCGAGTGTGATCGGTATCGTACTGGCTACGGAGAACCTTCAATATTATGTTCCGTTCGAACTGTTGAAAGAAGATACGGCTGAACCTATTCGAAACTGGTTGGCTGACAGCAGTATTCCTAAACGGGGTTACGACCTGCACCGTATCGATCTGGCACTTCATTGGCACGGTATCGCTTTTGCCGGTGCATCCTTTGATGTTCATTTGGCTGCATATTTGCTTGATCCTACGGAATCGAACCAAACGCTCAGTGGTTTAGCGGCCAAGTACGGTGTATCTTTTCTTACCTCGGATGAGGATGTGTTTGGAAAAGGCGCGAAATACAAAATACCGGATGTGGAAATCCTCAGCAAACATCTCGCGCGGAAATGTGCAGCTGTTGCTCAGGTTATACCACTGCAGGAGCAGGAGCTGAGCGATAACGAAATGCTGCCGCTATTCCACGAACTTGAAATGCCGCTGTCCCGCATTTTGGCCGACATGGAGAAGCAGGGAATATCGGTTAACGTGGAAGATCTGAAACAACTCGGACGTGAATTCGAAGAGCAGATCAAGTCTTTGGTTGAGAAAATATACGAGATTGCCGGCACGGAGTTCAACTTGAATTCTCCGAAGCAGCTTGGCGAGATTTTGTTCGTGAAGCTGGAGCTACCGGTCGTCAAAAAGACAAAAACCGGTTATTCCACAGATGCGGAAGTGCTCGAGAAGCTGGCGCCATATCATGAAATCGTCCGTTATATTCTCCAGTACCGCACGATTGCGAAGCTCCAATCAACCTATGTCGAGGGATTGCTTAAGGAGATATCGCCGCAAACCGGCAAGGTGCATACGTACTACCGCCAGACCATTGCTGCGACCGGACGGCTTAGCAGCCAATATCCAAACCTGCAAAATATTCCAATCCGGCTGGAAGAAGGACGCAAGCTCCGCAAAGTGTTCGTTCCGTCCGAGCCTGGCTGGTCTATTCTCGCGGCTGACTATTCTCAAATCGAGTTGCGGGTTCTTGCGCATATCTCTGACGACGATCGTCTGAAAGAAGCGTTTTTGCATGACATGGACATTCATACGAAGACCGCTATGGATGTATTCGGTGTAAGCGAAGAAGATGTGGATTCGAACATGCGCCGATCGGCCAAGGCTGTTAACTTCGGTATTGTGTACGGAATCAGTGACTATGGTCTGTCTCAGAACTTGAATATTACACGGAAAGAAGCAGCCAAATTTATCGATCAATACTTCGAGGTATTCCAAGGTGTTCGCCGTTATATGGATGAGATTGTGAAGCAGGCGAAGCAGTACGGATATGTCAAAACACTATTGGAACGAAGACGTTATTTGCCTGAGATCAATGCCAGTAACTTTAACCTTAGATCATTTGCCGAACGGACCGCTATGAATACGCCGATTCAAGGAACGGCAGCTGATGTAATCAAGCTCGCCATGGTTCATATGGATGCGGCGCTGCATGAACGTCAATTGAAGAGCCGTATGCTGCTTCAAGTTCACGATGAATTGGTGTTTGAAGTGCCTGAAGATGAGATGGAAACGATGAAGACACTTGTACCTGAAGTGATGAGCAAGGCGCTGGAATTGGTAGTTCCTCTGAAGTCTGAAGTAAGTTACGGTAAGAACTGGTACGAAGCGAAGTAA